The Rhodocytophaga rosea genome has a segment encoding these proteins:
- a CDS encoding helical backbone metal receptor: protein MITSFPQRIISLVPSQTELLFDLGLAERVVGITKFCIHPAEFCRHMPKIGGTKHFHFDTIDGLQPDLILANKEENYKEGIEQLQQKYPVWMSDIYTLEDALHMISEVGKLTGTQSKALEISVQIQTAFAGLQAVSRKKVAYLIWRNPYMAAGSHTFIHDMMVRCGFENVFADHVRYPEITPEMLADANPDYIYLSSEPFPFSEKYIAEFKEICPESIIKIVDGEMFSWYGSRLRLSVPYFRQLLELLA, encoded by the coding sequence ATGATTACCTCCTTTCCCCAACGAATTATTTCTCTTGTTCCTTCGCAAACAGAATTATTGTTCGACTTAGGTCTGGCTGAAAGAGTAGTAGGAATTACCAAATTTTGTATTCATCCGGCAGAGTTTTGCAGGCATATGCCCAAGATCGGAGGCACCAAACACTTTCATTTCGATACAATCGATGGCCTGCAACCAGACCTGATTCTGGCAAACAAAGAAGAAAATTATAAGGAAGGTATTGAGCAACTCCAGCAGAAATATCCTGTCTGGATGAGTGATATTTATACCCTGGAAGATGCGCTGCACATGATAAGTGAAGTGGGTAAATTAACCGGAACTCAATCGAAAGCTTTAGAAATTTCAGTGCAAATTCAAACCGCATTTGCCGGACTACAAGCCGTTTCCCGAAAAAAAGTAGCGTATCTGATCTGGCGGAACCCCTATATGGCTGCCGGTAGCCATACTTTTATTCATGATATGATGGTTCGTTGCGGTTTTGAAAACGTATTTGCCGATCATGTCCGTTACCCTGAAATTACACCAGAAATGCTTGCGGATGCCAATCCTGACTATATATATTTATCTTCTGAACCTTTCCCTTTTAGCGAAAAATATATAGCTGAATTCAAGGAAATTTGTCCGGAAAGCATTATTAAAATAGTAGATGGTGAAATGTTTTCCTGGTATGGCAGCCGCCTGCGCTTGTCTGTTCCGTATTTCCGGCAATTGCTCGAGTTATTAGCTTAA
- a CDS encoding response regulator transcription factor encodes MSTHQPHRVLVVDDEPDILELLQYNLVKEGYEVKTAPDGKKALEIARDFLPNLVLMDIMMPAIDGVETGRRMREMPELSNSFIIFLTARVEEYSEVAAFDIGADDYITKPIKPRALMSRISALFRRESKKTKQDDKVSIGDLVIDRKSYTVFNKGVPITLPKKEFELLFFLAQNPNKVFSRDDLLQSIWGSDVYVLARTVDVHIRKVREKIGEGYIKTIKGVGYKFDLND; translated from the coding sequence ATGAGCACCCATCAACCACACAGAGTACTGGTAGTAGACGACGAACCGGATATCTTAGAATTATTGCAATACAATCTGGTAAAAGAAGGCTATGAGGTAAAAACAGCTCCCGATGGAAAAAAAGCCCTCGAAATTGCCAGAGATTTTCTGCCCAACCTGGTTCTGATGGACATTATGATGCCAGCCATTGACGGGGTAGAAACCGGCCGCCGTATGCGGGAAATGCCTGAATTAAGTAATAGCTTTATTATTTTCCTGACAGCCAGGGTAGAAGAATATTCAGAAGTAGCCGCTTTTGATATTGGGGCTGATGATTATATTACCAAGCCTATCAAACCCAGAGCACTCATGAGCCGGATAAGCGCTTTGTTCAGGCGTGAATCCAAAAAGACAAAGCAGGACGATAAAGTAAGTATCGGAGATCTGGTTATCGACCGGAAAAGCTATACGGTATTTAACAAAGGTGTGCCCATCACCTTGCCGAAAAAAGAGTTTGAACTGTTATTTTTTCTGGCACAAAACCCTAATAAAGTATTCAGCCGGGATGACCTCTTGCAAAGCATCTGGGGTTCAGATGTATATGTACTGGCCCGCACGGTAGATGTACACATCCGGAAAGTGCGCGAAAAAATAGGGGAAGGCTATATCAAAACGATAAAGGGCGTAGGGTATAAATTTGACCTGAATGATTAA
- a CDS encoding sensor histidine kinase codes for MLFSPKGIAFVLAGSIALITTAFLSLVKDTPGTALFVAFSIAFAASFLLFYFSLEFLVFREINKIFILIDKVKKKDFKLPRKQIVIDTNPLRRLNEEIFTYATKKQQEIDELKKLENFRKEFLANVSHELKTPIFAAQGFIHTLIDGAVDDKNVRDKFLDKAARSLDGLDALVQDLLTLSQMETGDIKMRYEKFDIRQLTAEVFEQLEEKADAKRIRLRFNKGNQGTVWAYADVQRIGQVMTNLIDNAIKYGREDGRVLVSFDSEKDHLLVAVKDDGPGIEPEHLKRIFERFYRIEKSRSKDKGGTGLGLAIVKHIIEAHRSKVSVTSKMGKGTTFIFKLDKGEGKN; via the coding sequence ATGTTGTTTAGTCCGAAAGGAATTGCGTTTGTATTAGCAGGCTCTATCGCCCTTATTACTACTGCTTTCCTGTCGCTGGTAAAAGACACACCCGGCACTGCCCTGTTTGTGGCATTCAGTATTGCTTTTGCTGCTTCCTTCCTGCTATTCTATTTTTCACTGGAATTTCTGGTATTCCGGGAGATCAACAAAATTTTTATTCTGATCGATAAGGTAAAAAAGAAAGATTTTAAACTTCCCCGCAAACAGATCGTGATTGATACCAATCCGCTCCGCCGTTTAAATGAAGAGATATTTACTTATGCCACCAAAAAACAGCAGGAAATAGATGAATTAAAAAAGCTGGAAAACTTCCGGAAAGAATTTCTGGCCAATGTTTCGCACGAACTGAAAACCCCCATTTTTGCGGCGCAGGGCTTTATTCATACCTTAATTGATGGAGCCGTAGATGATAAAAATGTCCGGGATAAATTCCTCGATAAAGCGGCCCGTAGTCTGGATGGACTCGATGCCCTGGTGCAGGACCTGCTCACCCTGTCGCAGATGGAGACCGGTGATATTAAAATGCGCTACGAAAAATTTGACATCCGGCAACTGACGGCTGAAGTATTTGAACAGCTGGAAGAAAAAGCAGATGCCAAACGTATCCGGTTGCGGTTTAACAAAGGAAATCAAGGCACTGTGTGGGCATACGCAGATGTACAGCGAATCGGCCAGGTAATGACCAACCTGATTGATAATGCGATTAAATATGGCCGGGAAGACGGACGGGTACTGGTTTCCTTTGATTCTGAAAAAGACCATTTGCTCGTAGCTGTAAAAGACGATGGCCCTGGCATAGAACCAGAACATCTCAAGCGGATTTTTGAACGTTTTTACCGCATAGAAAAGAGCCGATCAAAAGACAAAGGCGGAACCGGATTGGGTCTGGCCATTGTCAAACATATTATCGAAGCCCACAGATCTAAGGTAAGTGTGACCAGCAAAATGGGCAAAGGCACTACCTTTATTTTTAAACTGGACAAAGGCGAAGGGAAAAATTAA
- a CDS encoding RluA family pseudouridine synthase, whose protein sequence is MPPIQFEDLIIFENDDYILINKPPHISSLDERSGEANNILRMARLYHPDIQIAHRLDKETSGILALAKHPEAYRSLAIQFEKRQVNKIYHAVVSGIHTFENQRVFLSILPLTNGTVKIDRQKGKEAETYFTTLKLYQKHSLIECKPVTGRMHQIRIHLSTLKAPIVCDPQYGGEYIYLSSIKKKFNLKKDTEEQPLIQRVALHARSLSFTLLNGEELSFEAPYPKDFDVLIKQLEKNL, encoded by the coding sequence ATGCCGCCTATACAATTTGAAGACCTGATTATTTTTGAAAACGACGATTATATCCTGATCAATAAGCCACCGCATATCTCTTCGCTGGACGAACGGTCTGGTGAAGCAAATAATATACTCCGCATGGCCAGATTGTATCACCCGGACATACAGATCGCTCACCGCTTGGATAAGGAAACGTCTGGTATTCTTGCCCTGGCCAAACATCCGGAAGCCTACCGGTCCCTGGCTATTCAGTTTGAAAAACGGCAGGTTAATAAGATATATCATGCCGTAGTGAGTGGCATTCATACCTTTGAAAATCAGCGGGTATTTTTATCCATCCTTCCGCTCACCAATGGCACCGTTAAAATCGACCGGCAGAAGGGGAAAGAAGCAGAAACTTATTTTACTACCCTGAAACTGTATCAGAAACACAGCCTGATCGAATGCAAGCCAGTAACCGGGCGTATGCATCAGATCCGCATTCATTTGAGTACCCTTAAAGCGCCTATTGTGTGCGATCCGCAATATGGCGGGGAGTACATTTATTTGTCAAGTATTAAAAAGAAGTTCAACCTTAAAAAAGATACGGAAGAACAGCCGCTGATCCAGAGAGTAGCTTTACATGCCCGTTCACTTAGTTTTACCTTGTTGAATGGAGAAGAACTAAGCTTTGAAGCCCCGTATCCTAAAGATTTTGATGTATTGATTAAACAGCTGGAGAAAAATCTGTAA
- a CDS encoding peroxiredoxin family protein yields MSYIKTLLLTSVLLPLISFTAFQPQTMEVNKQAVVLRKDAPEVGKKAPDIELTDINGKTIKLSSLKGKVVLIDFWASWCGPCRKENPYTVEIYNAYKDKGFTVFSVSIDQSKDKWIKAVEKDELVWPYHVIDPKGWYGKAATTYKVEAIPATFLVDKDGTIVATDLRGAELDKTLKKMFKEKA; encoded by the coding sequence ATGTCATATATTAAAACTTTATTGCTGACCAGCGTCTTACTGCCGCTGATTTCTTTTACCGCTTTTCAACCTCAGACAATGGAGGTAAACAAACAGGCTGTTGTTCTTCGGAAAGATGCGCCGGAAGTGGGCAAAAAAGCGCCTGATATCGAACTGACAGATATTAATGGAAAAACCATTAAACTATCTTCCCTGAAAGGAAAAGTAGTGCTGATCGATTTCTGGGCTTCCTGGTGTGGACCTTGCCGTAAAGAAAATCCCTATACGGTGGAAATATATAATGCCTATAAAGACAAAGGCTTCACTGTATTCAGTGTTTCCATCGATCAGAGCAAAGACAAATGGATAAAAGCCGTTGAGAAAGATGAACTGGTGTGGCCGTATCATGTAATTGACCCCAAAGGGTGGTATGGCAAAGCAGCTACTACTTATAAGGTTGAAGCTATTCCGGCTACTTTTCTGGTTGATAAAGATGGGACCATTGTAGCTACCGACCTGAGAGGTGCCGAACTGGATAAAACCTTGAAAAAAATGTTTAAAGAAAAAGCATAA
- a CDS encoding DUF3108 domain-containing protein yields MRKLFIYVILVVLACGFIMKDSYRRVINESFTAGEVLEYRLHYGFLNIGESVIEVSPTLYRINERICYKVNVSGRTSGTFEVGYKVRDTWRSYIDTSALIPQRFYTNIQENKYRKEEWVFFDHIRKTVRSEEKNQETKEFTIPSNVQDLVSGYYYLRTLDFNKYREGDTIAVSAFFDDEFYNFKVKFRGRGEVKTKFGKIKCLKITPIMPDNQLFKDENAIRIWISDDENKIPIKVESEFSFLPGVIEVELKRHKGLKNDIHFY; encoded by the coding sequence ATGCGAAAGCTGTTTATATATGTGATTCTGGTTGTGTTGGCTTGCGGATTTATAATGAAGGATTCTTACCGGCGCGTGATTAATGAAAGTTTCACAGCTGGCGAAGTTCTGGAATACAGATTACACTACGGTTTTTTGAATATAGGTGAAAGTGTAATTGAGGTAAGTCCAACCCTATACAGAATTAATGAAAGGATATGTTATAAGGTAAATGTATCTGGAAGGACTTCCGGTACCTTTGAGGTAGGTTACAAAGTGCGTGATACGTGGCGTTCGTATATTGACACAAGTGCGCTGATTCCGCAGCGGTTTTATACTAATATTCAGGAAAATAAGTACCGGAAAGAGGAATGGGTATTTTTTGACCATATCCGGAAAACTGTCCGGTCGGAGGAGAAAAACCAGGAAACCAAAGAATTTACCATTCCTTCCAACGTTCAGGATCTGGTAAGCGGCTATTATTACCTGCGGACACTGGATTTTAACAAATACCGGGAAGGAGATACGATTGCGGTAAGTGCCTTTTTCGATGATGAATTCTACAATTTTAAGGTTAAATTCAGGGGTAGGGGAGAGGTAAAAACCAAATTCGGTAAGATTAAGTGTTTAAAAATAACACCTATTATGCCCGATAATCAATTATTTAAAGACGAAAATGCCATCCGCATCTGGATATCGGATGATGAAAATAAGATACCCATTAAAGTTGAGTCGGAGTTCTCTTTCTTACCTGGTGTGATAGAAGTTGAACTCAAACGGCACAAAGGCTTAAAAAATGATATTCATTTTTACTGA